From one Solanum stenotomum isolate F172 chromosome 12, ASM1918654v1, whole genome shotgun sequence genomic stretch:
- the LOC125847176 gene encoding uncharacterized protein LOC125847176 gives MADTESENNDERLQVLRMINAIKLANRAQVPPSVLSYHIARNNSDIRFVTSAGQPDNNNMDQTNKKPEQDKVTDTMSSSYGEAYATRSDEEGFGGIYGGNKEDEENIKHGKAPEYETKQGSEVKEKEKARNQP, from the exons ATGGCTGATACAGAATCAGAAAAT AATGATGAAAGACTACAAGTTTTAAGAATGATTAACGCAATAAAATTAGCAAACAGAGCACAAGTACCACCCTCTGTTTTGTCATACCATATTGCTCGAAATAATTCAGACATCAGATTTGTAACCTCTGCTGGACAACCAGACAACAACAACATGGATCAAACTAATAAGAAACCTGAACAAGACAAAGTTAC GGATACGATGTCAAGTAGCTATGGAGAAGCATATGCAACAAGATCAGATGAAGAAGGTTTTGGAGGgatttatggtggaaacaaagaggatgaagaaaatattaaacatGGCAAAGCCCCtg AGTATGAAACTAAACAAGGAAGTGAAGTCAAAGAGAAGGAGAAGGCTCGTAATCagccttga
- the LOC125848614 gene encoding GATA transcription factor 19-like, with product MNSCGNAYCHGGPCSCNLYYGHENNNSTCAYSMFYSTHHEYQKDENYSENMYSFASSPSSSSSSVDCTLSLGTPSTRLSTTNDEKRVHESSTTTHEQRRSSSYMSKCWNILQNKNHTSSTHHHKSGRGSNNVNSGSNNADPLVARRCANCDTTSTPLWRNGPRGPKSLCNACGIRFKKEERRASAAAAANGNAGGSIGMESSTQHTINGSWVHNSQGQKMPCYTSAYGNHEFRFIEDHDDRDSDNAISFWPFLASQHC from the exons ATGAATAGTTGTGGTAACGCTTATTGTCATGGTGGTCCGTGCAGTTGCAATTTGTATTACGGTCATGAAAATAACAACAGTACTTGTGCATACTCAATGTTCTATAGTACTCATCATGAGTatcaaaaagatgaaaattattcCGAAAACATGTATTCCTTcgcttcttctccttcttcttcttcatcttcagtTGATTGTACTCTCTCCTTAGGTACACCTTCCACTCGTCTTAGTACTACCAATGATGAAAAGCGAGTTCATGAATCGTCAACGACGACTCATGAACAACGTCGCTCTTCTTCTTACATGTCAAAATGTTGGAATATTCTACAGAACAAAAATCATACTTCATCGACTCATCATCACAAATCCGGCCGTGGTAGTAACAACGTTAATTCAGGCAGCAACAACGCTGACCCACTTGTAGCCCGTCGATGTGCTAATTGTGACACTACTTCTACACCTTTATGGAGAAATGGTCCTAGAGGACCTaag TCACTTTGTAATGCGTGTGGGATTCgatttaaaaaagaagagaggaGAGCTAGTGCAGCAGCCGCGGCTAATGGTAACGCAGGTGGATCAATCGGAATGGAGAGCAGTACACAACATACGATAAACGGATCGTGGGTTCATAATTCACAAGGACAGAAAATGCCGTGTTACACATCAGCTTATGGAAATCATGAATTTAGGTTTATTGAAGATCATGATGATCGTGATTCTGATAATGCAATTTCATTTTGGCCATTTTTAGCATCTCAGCATTGTTga